In Carya illinoinensis cultivar Pawnee chromosome 16, C.illinoinensisPawnee_v1, whole genome shotgun sequence, a single window of DNA contains:
- the LOC122299902 gene encoding probable isoaspartyl peptidase/L-asparaginase 2 isoform X1 → MGGWAIAVHGGAGVDPNLPQQRQEEAKQLLTRCLNLGISALRSNLPAIDVVELVVRELETDPLFNSGRGSALTAKGTVEMEASIMDGCGRRCGAVSGVTTVKNPVSLARLVMERSPHSYLAFSGAEEFARLQGVEVVDNEYFITEENVGMLKLAKEANTIVFDYRIPALGLETCSAVVESPIQMNGLPISVYAPETVGCVVVDSQGRCAAATSTGGLMNKMTGRIGDSPLIGAGTYACNLCGVSCTGEGEAIIRGTLAREVAAVMEYKGLGLQEAVDFVVKERLDEGKAGLIAVSSKGEVACGFNTTGMFRGCATEDGFMEVGIWD, encoded by the exons ATGGGAGGGTGGGCTATAGCGGTGCATGGTGGCGCTGGTGTGGACCCAAATCTCCCTCAACAGCGTCAAGAGGAGGCCAAACAACTCCTCACTCGCTGCCTCAATCTTGGTATCTCCGCTCTACGCTCCAATCTCCCTGCCATCGATGTCGTCGAACTCGTT GTTAGAGAACTGGAAACCGACCCCCTGTTCAACTCCGGCCGTGGATCTGCCCTGACGGCGAAAGGTACGGTGGAGATGGAAGCGAGCATCATGGACGGGTGTGGGAGGAGATGCGGTGCTGTTTCGGGCGTGACCACCGTCAAGAACCCCGTCTCTTTGGCCCGACTCGTCATGGAGAGATCTCCCCACTCCTACCTAGCTTTCTCCGGCGCCGAAGAATTCGCCAGGCTACAG GGTGTGGAGGTCGTGGATAATGAGTATTTCATCACGGAAGAAAACGTGGGAATGCTGAAATTAGCAAAGGAAGCAAACACCATCGTG TTTGACTACAGGATCCCAGCGCTTGGATTGGAGACATGCAGCGCCGTGGTGGAGAGTCCAATCCAGATGAACGGCCTGCCAATCAGCGTGTATGCGCCGGAGACGGTAGGGTGCGTGGTGGTGGACAGCCAGGGAAGGTGTGCGGCTGCAACATCGACCGGCGGGCTGATGAACAAGATGACCGGTCGCATCGGAGACTCGCCGCTGATCGGTGCCGGGACCTACGCATGTAATCTCTGCGGGGTGTCGTGCACGGGAGAGGGCGAGGCGATCATAAGGGGGACTCTGGCGCGGGAGGTGGCGGCAGTGATGGAATACAAGGGGCTGGGGCTTCAGGAAGCTGTGGATTTTGTGGTCAAGGAGCGGCTGGATGAAGGGAAGGCTGGCCTCATAGCAGTGTCGAGCAAAGGAGAAGTTGCATGTGGGTTCAACACAACTGGGATGTTCAGGGGCTGTGCTACTGAGGATGGATTCATGGAGGTTGGCATTTGGGACTGA
- the LOC122299902 gene encoding probable isoaspartyl peptidase/L-asparaginase 2 isoform X2 translates to MSPCSNLRHLNHTKEIGRKKSGVLRVLSLQPHVRELETDPLFNSGRGSALTAKGTVEMEASIMDGCGRRCGAVSGVTTVKNPVSLARLVMERSPHSYLAFSGAEEFARLQGVEVVDNEYFITEENVGMLKLAKEANTIVFDYRIPALGLETCSAVVESPIQMNGLPISVYAPETVGCVVVDSQGRCAAATSTGGLMNKMTGRIGDSPLIGAGTYACNLCGVSCTGEGEAIIRGTLAREVAAVMEYKGLGLQEAVDFVVKERLDEGKAGLIAVSSKGEVACGFNTTGMFRGCATEDGFMEVGIWD, encoded by the exons ATGTCGCCATGCAGTAACCTTCGGCATTTGAATCACACAAAAGAAATAGGAAGAAAAAAATCCGGAGTCTTGCGAGTACTGTCACTCCAACCCCAT GTTAGAGAACTGGAAACCGACCCCCTGTTCAACTCCGGCCGTGGATCTGCCCTGACGGCGAAAGGTACGGTGGAGATGGAAGCGAGCATCATGGACGGGTGTGGGAGGAGATGCGGTGCTGTTTCGGGCGTGACCACCGTCAAGAACCCCGTCTCTTTGGCCCGACTCGTCATGGAGAGATCTCCCCACTCCTACCTAGCTTTCTCCGGCGCCGAAGAATTCGCCAGGCTACAG GGTGTGGAGGTCGTGGATAATGAGTATTTCATCACGGAAGAAAACGTGGGAATGCTGAAATTAGCAAAGGAAGCAAACACCATCGTG TTTGACTACAGGATCCCAGCGCTTGGATTGGAGACATGCAGCGCCGTGGTGGAGAGTCCAATCCAGATGAACGGCCTGCCAATCAGCGTGTATGCGCCGGAGACGGTAGGGTGCGTGGTGGTGGACAGCCAGGGAAGGTGTGCGGCTGCAACATCGACCGGCGGGCTGATGAACAAGATGACCGGTCGCATCGGAGACTCGCCGCTGATCGGTGCCGGGACCTACGCATGTAATCTCTGCGGGGTGTCGTGCACGGGAGAGGGCGAGGCGATCATAAGGGGGACTCTGGCGCGGGAGGTGGCGGCAGTGATGGAATACAAGGGGCTGGGGCTTCAGGAAGCTGTGGATTTTGTGGTCAAGGAGCGGCTGGATGAAGGGAAGGCTGGCCTCATAGCAGTGTCGAGCAAAGGAGAAGTTGCATGTGGGTTCAACACAACTGGGATGTTCAGGGGCTGTGCTACTGAGGATGGATTCATGGAGGTTGGCATTTGGGACTGA